GCCTGACCCACAGACTGTGAGGGAAGGAACATTCGGGACTGCCGGGGGCAAGTCCCCAGAAGCCCTGGGGCCTGAGCaccgtccccccaccccagccaccccgTACATAGTGCACTTGCCCTGAGGAGGCCGcactggcgggggcggggggaagctcTAGGTCCCAGCCACCATCTCCAGACACCCCGCAACCAAGACAAGCCTCCCTCACTCTTCATCGCCCGTCTACACCCCTGGCCCATGGAACACTGggagataataataaaatgggtCTGGGTTAAGCCCAGACCAAGTCTGGGTATAACTTGTTACACAGttataggtttgtttgttttaagattttatttatttgacagagagagaccacaagcaggcagagaggcaggcacagggagagggggaagcaggctccctgctgagcagagagcctgacacggggctcgatcccaggaccctgagaccatgacctgagccgagggcagaagctcaacccattgagccacccaggcgcccctacatagtcatagattttaaattctattctCTCCATCACCAGGTCCCAACTAAAGCATGTTATTATTTAAGAAGGATTCATAGAAAGCCTTACTTTGAATGTGAGAAAACGATTAGTTACAAGAAACATGTCCTGAGATGTCCAATTCcgtggaagaagagggaaggcgccagggagaagggaagagttCCTTGCTGCCTCTCCAAGAGGCTGCTGAGAAGGGCCAGGCATTTGCCTCATTTCTACTCAACCCACGGTAATGCCTGGCATCACCTTTCAGCAACTGAGGAAGGGCAAATGCTGTGCGGGAAGCGGCAGGACCGGTAAGCAGCGCAGGAGAGCCCCGCTGCCAGCACCTGCCGCGCCACAGctcaggggctgggggacagcACCATGCGAGTTTCTGCTGGGATCGGGGCTCACCTCGCTTGTAACTTCTTGTTTCTTCTGGCTAGAAGGTGTAGACGAATGTGGCAGAACGGACCATAAAGCAGGGGTCCATGCTCCCTAGCCactgaatgggggggggggggcaaagttCGTCGTACCCATGTGTCCTCTCTGCCACTGGAGCCCCCAGACCCGCCGTGGCCACTGCGACTGCAGCTCCGCAAGGTCTCCTCGACGTGACACGAAGTGGTGACCTGTGCAAAGCACGGCCGGATGGCAGCTGGGCGGGTGGAACgagagggggagggaaacagAACTTTCTACGGATTCTGGAGAGCTCCGGGAATGTATTACGAATTTTAAAACCATTCAAATTGTTGACGTCACTGTCTTGTCCAGCGAGCTGAACTAGGAGGATCTGCAGTTAGCAAGAATGCTGACAGGGAAGCCTACAGCAGAGCAGGAGGACCGCAGCTTCCATCCCAGAAAAATGTCGCTGGCCTTGAGGTTTTCCTTGCAAAACTCCTGTCATGTCTCTGCTTTCAGTGCCAACAGCGCAGTCTCTAGTAGGCGCCTGCGGCTCACAGGTGGATCGGGGAGGACTATAAACTTAGACCACAAACTGCGGAAGTAcggaaggcagggctgggggagggggacagcctCCCGTCCTAAACCGAAGCTGGGATCCCTCCACCACCCTCAGACCCAGCATCTGCGTTTACCAACCAAGCTTCTGCTTCCCTACTACAGAAGGGAAAACATCTCCTCTTGATCCCTCGAACTAGGAGGCTAAGCCAGGAACAGCAACATCCCCTGGGCTAGGACCCCCCAAACCTTTAAATCCCACTTCACCAGATGTTTCAGGGGAGGTGAACAGAACACACCCCGTTCACAATCCAGCAGCTCCAGCGAATTACACCTGCCAGCTgcccttgccttctctggccaATCCAGAGGAGATGAGGGAGGAGGCTCAAAGGGTCCTGGAAGGAAGCGAGACCGGGGCTCAGAAGTCTGACCGCCCACGGCACTGCGGACCCTCCAGCTCCGGCAGCAGAGCCCCAGCCTTCGGCGCCAGCGGGGAAACGTTCCTGGAGCCATGCAGACATGCAAGCTTACTGTGTTTAAAATGGATCTCTGACAGTGACTAATGGATAGGTTGGTAAACAGGACAGTGCAGAGAAACGCTGTATGAGGACTTGCATTTAATGCCACCTGTTAGAACAGGCACTATCCCGAAACAAACCCACCCAAGACCACTCTCTTCATCAGGTAACCTCCCCTAAGCTTGATGGCCTCTCTCTCAAGTAGCTCCAAACACACATGACGCTGTTCGTGGTGGCTTCTAGGACCACCACCAAATCACAGTCATGTGACACCCTCCCCTCATGAAAAATAACATGCTGGCGGAGAGTTAGGTTTCCTTAGATATTCCTAACAAGAACGTAAAAATCCCCCATTCTTAGACTGCAGATGGCTCACTTCAGGGAGCAGTTTTTAACTTTCTGATCCTAAGCAGGATATTGGGTCAGCTGGGCATCTGACTCCTCCGCTCCTCAAAAGAATCACAGATTGGAGATCAACACCAGGCAACTACAAACAACTACTTAAGGAAGAGGTTGGCCTACGATTTAGGAGTTCTTCATCCTATCAAAGCACCATCCACAGGTCTGCCCAACTTATGAATGCCCCACACACAAAAAGCTTAACTTGGACTATAAATGGCCTGATTTTGgaataataactaataaatacAATTACTgaccattcacctattgaagatTCAGTTCAAATCTATACTGCTCCACCCTTTTACCTAAAGCAGTAACTCCCTTTATTATTTCCAGAACAGTTGTGCCTGTACTACAGAGCTGCAAAGACTGTTATAAAGTAGCCGAGAAGCATAATTCACACAAGGCAAAAAAACCACTTCCTGATGTACTTTGTCTTAAAGCAATTTATCATACTGGTATTTTTCAGAGCCATATCAAAAAAGCCTAAGCATAAGAAATTTTGAGTGAGCTTTTAGGATATACGCGTTgctgacaaaaaagaaaaaagaaaaaaaaaggaaacatgaagcCTAAGTCTTTGTGGAACTTAAAATTTAGGAGGAAGGTCAATTTTATAAGTTAAGAATATTTcaaagtaaagtttaaaaaaaaaaaaaaaacaggaaaaaagtcaCAGAAGTACCAAAATTACAGCAGAGAATACACACACTGCTAGCATTCAGAGGCAGCAAGGAATCTTATGAGAAGACAGCCACAGGGACAATTCCAGCAAACATGACGCGGGCGCTCTGAATGGAAGATGGGATGTGTGAAGAAAGTGGGAGACAGAGCTTTTAAGACCAAAGACTTACTGAGGCCAGGTTCCCTCAGTCAATGCAAAGTATGTGATGCGATTAAACACTGCTTTAGGAAGACATATCTGGCAGTGGTATCCAACAGGGAAGAGGTGGAAAGGCTGAAAACAGCAGAATCCGTGCTGAATAAAGTCCCAGAAGAAAACGGCACAGCAAGGATGAGGGGACGAGAGGATTAAGGTTATCAAACCGATCAGAGTGATTAGGAGTTTAATGGTACCACGGAGAGAATTGGATTAGCCTGgaagagtttgggttttttttttttcctaaatcaatGATTCATGCCTTTCATACACATCACACATAAAGGGACAGTGGATGTGGCAGAAAGACACACGACCAGTGCACCCACACAGATTTTCAATTTCACTGCAACTCCTTTCCTGTCTGTCAAGGCCCTCTGTGACCCAACCCCTACCGGCCCTTCCAACTCTGGCATTTCTGTTCATCCACTGCAACCCGACTGTGCTAGTCCCTCTCCGGACCCTGGACAGATGCACAGGTATGTATCTCTTACGCTTGTTTACCGGCATTTTCATACATGCGACCGGGGTCATCTTCCCAGCAGTTACAGGCAGGAACGCGGATGCTATCCGATTTCTGACTGAGCAGCCGGGAACTTGCAAAGACAAAACAACTTTGCCAAAGCGACCTGTTTAAAACCTGTATGTGACCTCAAGTAAGTTAATTCTTGAAGAAGCCTGAGACATTTTGAACGAGCCAAGACACTGAGAAAGGAATTAAAGGCCAAAGGTTCCCTGCGGCACAGGAAGGACAGGAGGGAAATGTCCTACCAAGGGCCCAGGAGTCTTGCCACGTGTAACAGCAACACGCAACGAGGCACTTCCCTTCTAGAGTGGCTGTTTACACAGGCggcgagaagcaggctctgccacAAAGTCTTCTCTGTGAGGAAGGGGAGTGCTGCTCCACAGTCCTCAGTGAtgaaaaagtcaataaataagCTCGGTTGGCTTCGAGGCTAGCGCATGtcatttctgcctctgtctttaataaaaaaatttttttaaaaactttagcttaatatttctcaagaaaagaaaaaaataataagcttaaAAATAGTCAATTTAGtagcttctattttaaaaagcataaaatgttCCTTTATTGTGCATGGATTGCAGGCCGTGCTTTGAAGTAACTAAAAATTATGTAATCtaacaaaaaggcaaaacagcTTTAAATTATAGGATAGTTTCCtgactaaatgagaaaactggataAAGATTTAAAGTAGATTATGGTTGCATGGGAGTTAATGATTATCCAAAATCAGAATATGTATGTTCCCCATTTCTATCCCTGAACTCACTAtggagaaaatacatattttaataatttgtgacCCAGAGAAATgcttcctttggttttcttttatctgtGGCATACCAGATCTttacaatgtaaatattaaaaataaatgcctcaggggtgcctggctggctaacGGTCCAATAActgatttgggttcaggtcataatctcaactcaggtcatgatctcagggtcatggaattgagcctgGACTTGGATTCGGAGCTCAGCACAGAATATGCGAGAgagtccctccctctccctctgcttccccccatgctttctcaaatagataaattttaaaaagttaaaaataactgCCCCAAATAAATGCCTCAAACACTACCTTTACAATTACCCATCCTTCCTGAATGCCAATCAATTTAGAGGAATGGTAATAGAGAACAATACGGAGAATACTATgtcaatgggaagaaaaaaacgAAAGCCCATTCCTGAATACAACAGATAAAACAATGCAGAAGGCTCCATCTTAGTGGAAAAGAAAAGTGCACTGAGCATCATTCTCAACAGAAGATTTGTACTCAAGACAGTATGTTATTTTACATGTTATCTCATTAATTCAATTACCACAACCTCAAAAGAAAGTTATTAAtgccatttcacagataagattGAGGCTCAGGAACTTAAATAGCCTGGCTACTGTcacagagggaatggcagagcaGGAATGGAAGCCGAGTCTACTGATAAACAGGCAATCACTCAAGGCCTCTGGTCACCTCTGCAGCATacttcctgtcctctctcccacaaaaaaaaataaaaggtagtaCAAACGGTACAAAAGTGTACAaaaggtgtgtatgtgtgtgtgtgtgtgtgtataaatatgtatcaTACTAGTTAACGTGCGGGAAAGtagtttcctcctctccctctcaaccaccctctcctcctATTGTGGGTCTAAGCTTTCCTTGAGTTCTTGCCTGAGTAAAATCTCTgtacagaaaaacagaagtacCTGGAGAAGGATACCAGTAGCTCCCATTTGCTACTAAAATAATCACTAACTCTCATATTCTAAAAGCCTCTTCCAGGAAAACGGCCTTTATTAACTGAACTGCTCTTATATTTTACTGCAGCCAAACCAATCTAAAATTTCCCACAAAAGATACAGCTGGagagcgcctgcgtggctcagtgggttaaaacctctgccttcagctcaggtcatgatcccagggtcgtgccccacatcggactctctgctcagcagggagcctgcttcccctctctctctctctcctctctctctctctctctctctctctctctctctcggcctgcttctctgcctacttgtgacctctgtcaaataaataaagtcttaaaaaaaaaaaaaaaagatacggcTGGTTCTGTCTCCCACTGGTAATTTGTGAGATGCTATTCCCATTCCTCTTACCAGCACCTTCCAAACAAGActaaatttttacttataattgCTAACATTTAGCGAAGATCACGTACCAGACATTACTCTACAAGTGCTCATTCATTTGATCCTAACAATCTCACATAAGCACTGTTATTATCCCCCCACCGTAGGAGGGAGGAAAGCCTTCTCCACGCCTACGGCTCCAGTGCTGCTATTCAGTTTAAAATCTCCCAGTGGTGGCCAACAATTAAATAAAGGTATTTCTCGTCTGAGAGTTTAGAGTCATTCTTCTTGAAAAATCACTTTTAGAAAACATCTTTTTAGTGCCTGATGGCAGGAATCCTGACCACTGACATCTCCCCTCTCGTTTTCAGTCATACTTGCACTAGGATTAGTGTTGCCACATACACATTCAAGTTCTCTTACAGTAGGAGCATTtgtgttaactctttttttttccaggcccCAACACTACCAGTGCATTTTCTGTCCTATCAGAATGACTTGCGATACTTACTCTGTCAAGTACCGTATTAATTAACCTAAGCTATAAGAAAGTAACAATTTTTTGAGTtctcttcattgatttttgtAAGACACAGGAccacttaatttttctgagttCAGGTATGTTTCTTGTGAATTCAAACAACACTAAATACTATCTACCACACTAAATACCATCTGaagttttcagtttctgttttattcaagATATTTGCCAAGCAACTATGTTTCAAGGAAGGATACTGAAAACACAATCTCCAGAGAAACACCACCACACAAACAATATTAACTACTAACCTGCTACTATGATAGTCTATgcattttatgcttttctttttttttttcagactttgtgTTGCTAATGGAGGGTTAAGTCCCCAAAATTAGAATATCCATTTTCAGGAGCAGTTAGGAGAGTCTTTTAAGCATGCAAACATAGGAAGCTTGGCTCTTCTCTTTTCAATGAAACACCAACAAAActacatcttttaaaatgcttatgcatggggctcctgggtggctcagagggttaaagcctctgcctttggctcaagtcatgatcccaggatcctgggatggagccccacatagggctctctgctcagcagggagcctgcttcctcctctctctctgcctgcttctctgcctacttgtgatctctgtcaaacaaattaaatcttaaaaaaaaaaacttatgcaGTTTTTTGTCACTATTGCTAACAGGCCATTTACAGTTTGGGTTCCTAATAAGGGACCcctttttaaaaccaattttttttcagCTAGGCTATATAGGCAATCTGTAACTTTATCAACACAACAAACTACATCAATCACACACATTTCCCAGGACACTGCTAACGTATACTGCATGCTGAATTTTATATAAGTGACTGGCAGTCCACAGGAGTTAAAGAAGATGAACTTTATGCACAAGTATCCTAAAAGCAATATTTAAGTTGTAATCTAATGTAACATTTtccaaatcacattttttaaaaagctcgaGAAATATTACTTTTCAATGTAAAAATCTACTTGAATCTTCCTTCAGTTTTCGAAAATGACCCAATTTGTATATTCTAGCAGTAAGCTTGTGGACTTGTCCCCTCAACTATCAGTTATTATGGTAAACATGGTAGGTCACTAAACAGCTGCTGGGACTGGTCAACTTGAAAgcatataattaacataaaattcgTGTTAAAAcacaagttgcttttttttttttttaagatttacttatttatttgtcagagagagagagacagcaaaacgTTACTAGTTTTTCACAGAAAACTTCAAAAGAGAAGCTGCTCCATATTAAGTATTGAATACGAGTCTTGAAAGCCAGAAACTCTAATAGGGGCTTTTAttctaatggaaaaataaatcagtttcaCTTTATGCGTCTAGTATGGACGAAAGTAGTGAAAAATAGAATGATTCCCAGCCGAAAGTTACACACACGTGTCTAGAAGGTTACTTCCGGGGCAATAAAAGTCTGCCCCACGAGCTCCCGGCTGCCATTCTCAGAGCGCACCATCCACGTGGTTCTCAGCTCTGCCCCGCGCAGGGGCCTATCGCCCGCAGAGGCCGAAGGGAGCCCGGGGGAGGTGCGGCCCCGCCCCAGCCCGCCCTCCCAGGGGCGGAACCGGCGCGCCAGTCACGTGGACGGCGGCAGCCGCCATCttgctgggagggggaggggaggagccccGAGGGACGGGTCCCCAAACGCGTCGGCCTGTCCGCGGCGGCGCGTGACCGGGGGAAGGGGGGGGACCTCCGACGCGCCACCGCGCGTCCCCGCGAGGGACGTGCCAGACTCGGGCACCTCCCTGCAGACTCGGAGGTGGGCCCTGCCCCACCGGGAGCGTCCCAGCGGCGCAAGGCCGAGCATCAGCGGTCTGGGCTGCGGCGAATCGAGATGCAAATCCTTCCACCCCCATCAGCTGCCTTTGGAATGACAGCTTGGGAGCAACAAGATCGGCGGAAATGTCTTCAAGGCCAGAACTAGCCACAGCTGAGGACCTCAGAGTCCAGGCTAACAAGCAGAAAGTGCGGGGTCAGAACCATTTAATGAGACGTCAATGATTTGTTACGGTAACCTAAGCTACCCGAGGAAAAAGTTCATCACACCACCAGTATCTAAAAATAGCCTTCAGCGTCACCTGTAGTACGTGTATCCCGTATGATTTATTCTCCTACTTCAACGGATGGCCCCAGCACAGGGCACTGCCCGAGAAGTAACGATGTGCTGAAATTAATGGCAGGATGCCCAACCTCACTTTGCCCAGCACTCGCCGGTAGCCAGAAAAGGCCACACACTGCAGTCCTGATGAAAATCTCATTACTATAGTGTACGcgcatatttctctttctctagtcGCCTTCCGACCCTCTCATTACAAGCAAAATTTAatggataataaaaaaaaaaaaaaaaaaagactcctagCAGTTAAAATCAGAAATCGGTTATCGTTGGAATGATATGAATGGAATAAAACTGTTCCACTGTGACATTTTCATATACCTACAATCTAAGATCACCTTTAcactatataatttaaaaaaaaagatacaagtatTCCTCCTGACTTCAGGCTCTCTTCTCCAAATATAAGTGGCTTATAGGACTTTTCTGCAATTATTTCAGTGACTAGGCTAAGAGTGAAAAAGGGCTTTTACCAACAGTATACACAGCTGCATATTAGTAGTAAATAGACACTAGAAGACAAAATTTGAAGCTCACCAAAATACTGGATACTAGCATTACTAGAGTCTGATACAATATGCCCTAAAATGTGAGTCACTTCACAGAAGCCTCGTTTTTAAAAGGAGGATCTCAGCCTAGATTATCCCTAAATCCCTTCCAGCCCCCAAATTCCTGGATTCAATAGTACTGAGCCCACAAGGCCGTTAGAGAAATACAATGCCCAGTTTTAGTTCTAGAGTATTGAATGACAGCAATACATAAGTTGAATTAACTTTcaagaaaggaagcagaaaaaaatcccCCTTTCCAATACATCACTCCTGGAGATCACCTAAGTTGAAAAGTATGACAACCAAATTACTACCTTTTAAATGACTGTAAACCACGAAAATAAACCTATTGTACCTAATTTTTTATTCTAACTGAAacctgctctcctctcctccatTAAATTATTACGATCAAGGACTTTATATTGGGCCTAGATTACTATTAAACTGCTTTCACGGCTCTATAAAATTTCCCCTTAATGTTTGAGACAAGTGACTCATCTGAATTCTCGTCTACACTATCGTGTTTAacaacttttagaaaataacatgTATGCGTACATTAAAGGCCCAGCAAATATCCCCCGATTTAAATCTGTAGGCAAGACTCAAGTCCGACAGAAAATAAGTTATGCCAGAGGTAAAAGGTGTAAGCAGCCCGCTCTAGGAGAGGTTTCTTGACCCAGACAACCTGCGCTACGGCTCCTCTAGTTTTTGAGTCAATTCGCAGCTCTCCATATCAAGCTTTTTCTGGGAACACCAAGTTAGCAACAAGAGCCAAAAGCCCTACGACCCCTTTCAAAAAAACTCAGGCATTCACTGAGCAAAAAGAGCCCCTTTGTGCTGAAGACAAGGGCAGCTCGCCGAGAGCGCACCTTTGCAAACACCTCAGCGAGGGGACAAGGCAGAGAGCTTCGAAACAGCAACCAGAGCGCCAGATGGCGAGAAAGAGAAGGCGCTGCCCGGGGCTAGACTGAGGCTAACACAGTCACCTCCAGCGCTTCGCCTTTCCAACCACCTGGGGCGGGAGATGCTCTAAGCCAAAAACGTCCTAAGACCCTTCCTCCAAGAGGGGGGCCAGGCTGAGAGCTCCATGTTTTCCGTGGCAACTCCGGCACGGAAGAGACTTCTAGAGCATTCTGTTATGGCGGGTGCCTGAGTGtgcatgggtgggggtgggggggtgagggtgggagagTGGAACTGAACCGCCCAGCGGAACGAAAATTAGTATTACGGGGCCGGGAGCCGTGGGGTAGGGATTCCGAGCCACCTGCGCTGGGCCAGGCTCGGCCAGGCGGCGTCCGAAAGCCAGGCCGGGGAGGCCGCCGGGGCGGTGACCGCAGCGCGGCGGCCGGCAGGCTCGCGCGCCTTACCTGGGCCCGGGGGCTGGCAAAGTTGCACGGCTCCACCTCCACCTCTGCGTCCTCGGGGCCCCCGCGGAGCGCAGTGCGGAGCCTCTCCAGGTGCTCCCTCAGGGTGACCCGCTGGTGGAAGGAGAACGCCGGGTGCAGCGAAGCCATGGTGAAGAGCAGCAGCAGTTCCTCCTGGGCCCTGAAGCCCAACCCGCCGCCGGGCCGGGGCTCGGCGCCGCTGCCTTCCGGGCCGGAACCGTCCTTCTCTGCGTCCTCCTCGCCTTCGCCGTCCTCCCCGCGCTCGCCGGGCTCGTCCTCCACGCCTCCCCGCGAACCCTCACCCCGAACCGCGCGCAGGCTCTTGAGCACCGAGTCCACCTGGGGCAGGAGGCGGTGCAGGCGGCCGGCGGCCTCACGGTTCTCCGAGCCCAGCAGCGCCAGGTAGACGATGAGGCGCGAGCGCACGGCCGGCTCTCGAAAATCGGCCAGCGGCCCCGGGTCCGAGAGGCCGTTGGCCTTGGCCTCTGAGTCGCGCAGGTAGTGGTAGTCCTTGCGTGCCAGGTCCTCCAGGCACGAGCCGAGGAAGCGCAGCTCCAGCGGGTTGCACAGGTCCAGCAGCCCGCACATGAACTCCAGACGCTGCGCCGAGCCCAGCACCAGCCCAAACCACTCGTACACTCGTTCCTGCTCGCGCAGCGCCGCCGCGGgcccgccgcctccgccgccgcccggCATGCCCGCCCCCGCCGCTGCTCCGCCAGCAACAGGCTGCCCTAGCCCccggggcggcggcggaggcggcggtggtggtggcggcggcggcggcggggggccCCGCGGTGGgcccgcgggcggcggcggcgggggacgGCAGTCTCGGCGGCGACGCGGCGGCGCCTTTGCGCCCGGCCGTGCGTCTGCCTCGGGCTCCTCCGCCTCGGGCGGCGGCTCCACGGGGTGCGTCGGCTTCAGCGGCAGCTTCATCCTCAGCATCCTCGGCTAAGGCGGCGCGGACATGCGAGCGGgggcgggcaggcgggcggggccgggagggggggcgggggccgAGGCGGCGGCGCGGCCGTCAGGAGCGGGGCCCCTCCATGCCGCCGGGGGAGGGccagggccggggccgggggcgggtcTCGGCCGGCGAGGGGGGCGGTGGCCGGCCGGCGGGGTCGCCGGCGTCGTCTTCCCGGGCCGGAGGCGGGGCGTGCCCGCGGCGGCTCCTCCCCCTGGGCTCCGCGCCGGCTCTGGAAGCCCGAGTGCGGGTGGGAGCAAGCAAACGAGTgtgttctccttcctcctccctctctcccgtCGTCCGCACTGGGCTGGGGCGGCGGCGCCTGAGCGGTTCCCTCGCGAGCCGGTGTGGACCCAGcggctgggagaggaggaggagcgcCCGGGCCGGGCGGAGACGCTTGCGGGCTCCGCGCAGGTACCTCAGCCAATCAGTGGCCAGAGTCGACGGTTGCGTAGTTCTCCCCGCCCCCAGGGGCCGCCTCTCCGAGAAGCCACGCCCAACTGCTACCGGACAGGCTCTCCCTCTTTCAGCGGCTTCCGCGCGGTCCCAAGAGCAGGTCTTTGCCAGTTTAGGGTCGGACGCGGGTGGGACGGAGGGGCGGTGGCCAGGTGCGCCCGAGCGCGACGAAGGGCATGCGAGGCCCACGTGAGAGGACCGAGGGGGATTGTTTCACGTTTTCCCAGGGCCCTAGGCCGACTTTGGACTCCTGActcccctgctctgtctcctcGCGGGGGCCGCTGCCCCACCTCGGCCAGCGCCGCCGGGTTTCCTCCGAGGCCGCAGGGAGCGTGTCCCGGCAGCGGAGGTTCCTCTGAAGCGCGCGCGCCAAGCCCCGGACGAGCTCGCTCAGCCCTCCACTCGGGCAGTCGGCGGAGGCAGAATCCCCCGCACAACTTCACAAGGATCGGTGGCGTTGGCCCTCTGAGTTGCGGATCGGGGAGCTGGCTCGGGAGGCAGGGCTGTGGCTGTGGTTGGGGAGCCCGGACGCCTCGAGCCCGAGCGAGCGCCCACGCCGGGTGCTGGCTGCCCAGAGCGGAGGTGGGGACGCGCGGCCCCGGGGGCGCAGAGGCGACCCGACCCGAGGGACTTCCGCGGCCTCCGGGCCGAGGGGGGACGCGCCGATGTGGACGCCCCTGGCCTAACAGTGGCCTCTGGTCTGTAACGCTCTCGGGAAATTTTTTGCACGACGGTTTAGCGAAAGTTCCTCTccgcccccacccctcagcctcCATCTTTTGGGGatcattttatttgctaaataacCTTATCGGTGCCTAACACTAACATTTTGGATCCTTGTGCCGGTGTGAATTCCCGGTGATTTCGAGGAACTTAATAAGCTACCACCTTGACAggctttcatcatttttattttttttagttttgttacaTATTTAAGGTTTAAGGacctttaaaatgtttctctcacattgtaggttttttttttttttaacatagccCCAATTTTTAATACCCATCTGGATTTTCTGagggttaatttttaaaaggtgggtttgattttaaatccttaatgtgtttgttttgggtttttttttttaagattttatttatttatttgacagatcacacgtaggcaga
This DNA window, taken from Mustela erminea isolate mMusErm1 chromosome 13, mMusErm1.Pri, whole genome shotgun sequence, encodes the following:
- the LOC116572264 gene encoding uncharacterized protein LOC116572264, giving the protein MPPGEGQGRGRGRVSAGEGGGGRPAGSPASSSRAGGGACPRRLLPLGSAPALEARVRVGASKRVCSPSSSLSPVVRTGLGRRRLSGSLASRCGPSGWERRRSARAGRRRLRAPRSLRGALGFGQSATRGDDCLGPKEDSHAPPTPSPSQTRPPFSSHASASDPKVSTSNAPWPGGRPFCGFTVASAPTWEGSGKGCSTAHLPARPARELNGGTGRADVP